A window of Bos taurus isolate L1 Dominette 01449 registration number 42190680 breed Hereford chromosome 19, ARS-UCD2.0, whole genome shotgun sequence contains these coding sequences:
- the LOC104975027 gene encoding uncharacterized protein yields MPGWGQSSQPGQVLGPSMATGSATSTVGARSSAGPAKVDDLLVGPGAVALGRGAGLSPPLPTSLGHLCTEASCLLEVSSIYGLLRWGPQGLPSSCPSQGGLGGQPWPSPPQRALLMGQASPRPICLQDGSQDKAGKDTGPAEAIKTTRPHKSPGMESVSGAAAALIKHSSDHMFPSSSTTTPPPHPVKVRSSQARPALFSGMLTCSRGGWAEGVWMGCHSSPPVCIPLGGGLEVRCGQKNPGGCHLLPHPPRPHLRPGIKWGPPNLGLGKVPSFPPSAEVTVHPSLRPTQRWPQFHLPGPGVFRLCSWEARGVRGPGMS; encoded by the coding sequence ATGCCTGGCTGGGGTCAAAGCTCCCAGCCAGGCCAGGTTCTAGGACCCAGCATGGCCACTGGGTCAGCGACAAGCACAGTTGGTGCACGTTCATCTGCCGGCCCAGCCAAGGTGGACGACCTGCTGGTGGGGCCTGGGGCTGTGgctctggggaggggggcaggcctttctcctcctctccccaccagctTGGGACACCTCTGCACCGAGGCTTCCTGCCTCCTGGAGGTCTCCTCGATTTATGGGCTGCTCAGATGGGgtccccaggggcttcccagcaGCTGCCCCTCCCAAGGAGGCTTGGGTGGTCAGCCCTGGCCTTCCCCACCCCAGCGTGCCCTCCTGATGGGCCAGGCCAGCCCGAGACCCATCTGCCTCCAAGACGGCAGCCAGGACAAAGCAGGGAAGGACACCGGCCCCGCAGAAGCCATTAAAACCACGCGGCCCCATAAATCTCCCGGTATGGAAAGCGTGTCAGGAGCTGCAGCTGCTCTCATAAAGCACAGCTCTGACCACATGTTtcccagcagcagcaccaccacccccccaccccaccctgtgaAGGTCAGAAGCAGCCAAGCACGGCCAGCCTTGTTCTCGGGGATGCTAACCTGCAGCAGGGGCGGGTGGGCGGAAGGGGTGTGGATGGGGTGTCACAGCAGCCCCCCAGTTTGCATCCCATTAGGTGGAGGGCTGGAGGTGCGCTGTGGTCAGAAAAACCCCGGGGGCTGCCACCTCCTGCCACACCCACCAAGGCCCCACCTCAGACCTGGAATAAAATGGGGACCCCCCAACTTGGGGTTAGGGAAGGttccatccttccctccctcagcAGAAGTTACGGTGCACCCCTCTCTCAGACCAACACAGAGGTGGCCTCAGTTTCACCTGCCGGGTCCCGGTGTTTTTAGGCTCTGTTCTTGGGAAGCGAGAGGGGTGAGGGGGCCTGGGATGAGCTGA